A segment of the Pseudoliparis swirei isolate HS2019 ecotype Mariana Trench chromosome 4, NWPU_hadal_v1, whole genome shotgun sequence genome:
cacagcgaggggccttaagtggcggaattttcggctttaaaaataaaaaaagatgccagaagtgaaatgtttaagttcagtctgtaaagttgtgtaactctccagctgctcttcctgatgaactctgtatcatctggtcagagactaacggcctcatagtgtataatcattgatcaatgctatgatggctccatgtagtttcattaatatcttgctgtattaatactaatattactgctatttgttaagtgttgaaaaagttggtaaaaagtgaaccatacagatattttatttattactattatagataaatataccagtatcgtatttatggtatactgtttttatggtattgtatcatgatatctatggcaggtatggtatagaagattgtgacaaccaggtagaggcagaacagactcgaggaacagacttgaggaacagactcatggctcagcagagcacaagacttgaagacttgttcaccccaacaacaaaaaaaggaagttggttcatgaatgaccatattatacacaatattactattattatagtattatagggcccgatcactgacttggtgtcagaatggagggcctatagattatcatacaacgtccaacatcgatgttcgtggaagtcaccaccagcaccccccccccccccccccccgcgcgcctatcctcctcacctttttcacccctgacccgttttcatgtcTGAATAGTACTGTAGTAGTAGTACTGTAGTAAATAGTTCTGCGATGCGTCAACAATAATTGGCGTTGCTTGTAATTTGTTGATCATCTCCGGATGATGAGCTGACAGCAGGTCTTCAGTCAGATTATCAGGTCATCAATCAGATTATCAAGTCTTCAGAGTCAGATTATCTCCTGGGAGAAAAGATGCCGTTGATTCATCCAGACGGAGCTTTGCTTTAATTAAAAAGTCTTGAGACGTCTCCGTCGGGTTCAACACGCCGTGAGCGATGAAACATGAGTTTATATTCAAGTATGAACATGAGAGAAGAGGATCATCAGTGATGTGGACCATCACAGCCAATCGGTTACGTTTGAATCCATGTTTCCTTCACTTGAGTCCTTTACTTCCCTTTTGAGAAGCAACCGAGGAACTCGACCTTCCTGTTTGAAATCCGCAATGAAcaatagaagaaaaaacatcaaaagAAACAGTTACGCGACCATTCATTGGTGTTTTTTTGTGAACAacctgtgaagaagaagaaggtattTAATATTCAACGCTTAACATCTACGAACCACataaaaacacctttttttgATTTAAGACAAATTCatgaacaatattttttttgtccGTCAGCagcttcaattcagtttattttgcagagcccaaaatcacaactcttcctcagagggctttgcagtctggacacatacgacatccctgacctttgacctcacatcggatcaggaaaaagtgaagaacccttcaggagatcAAGAGGAGAACCCCTCCCGGAGGGACGGAgaagagaagtcatgtgaccggaaggaatcattacagagttccATAAACATGCAATGAgtatgacatcatgagggatGAGTAGTTGGCATGGACCACgaaagagaaggaggtggagagggggggggggggggcagggggcaaTGAGGTCAGGCCTTTAAGGCAGGatgcacagagaaggaggcggggccattgggaaggaggccgggCCAGAGGCCGGAGGGGAGGAAGTCGAGTTCGTAATGAGCGATGAAGAGACCTGGGCGTCTCTATTATATGAAATGGAGTATTCGTTCATATTCTTCGACGCGTTGTTTGAACCGTATTGTCTCCGTTTCCCCAGAGATTCAGACTCCCTGTGTGACGGAGCGTCTGCGATGCGGAACACATTCCTGCTGCGGGTCCTGACTCTGGCCCTGGTCCTGGGGGCCCCGGCCTGCGAGGCCTCTTCTCTGGGCCTGACGGTCCACGTCGTGCCCCTGGAGGCCGACGGAGGGAACACGGTGCTCCACATTCTAAGCTCACGCTCagctcctcatgttcactgaagCGCAGCGCCTCCGACTCCCTGAAGCACACGTCAATAATCAAGTGATTGTTGCAGGTGCACGCCCACTTCAGCGCCATCGCCGCCGGCGCCTGTCCGTCCCTCTCCGGGCTCTGTGGCGCGGGCGAGGACTGCCTGGTCCACCAGACCTCGGACCCCTTCGTCGGCACCAAACCCGGATCCGGCTGGTGCGTCCGCCAGTGGCAGAAAACGGTCCCCAGTGATTACAATGACACCATCAGTTTAGGGtaggagactcacacacacacacacacacacacacacgtgtgtgtacaGGGGGAATGTCGTCATTCTTCTTTCACATTTCTTGCCATCCTGATGTAATGTTCAGCCGGTGGAAATAGTTTTGAAATAGTGCTTTACTTCCTTCATGACTTATTTTCCCGGTTGGTGGTGCATTTTAGTTTTTATCTTTTAAGAATATAAACAGAATTACtaaatagttaaataaatattaagtaGCTCATCTTTACAAATATGTCGTATGATCTTCAGTCGTACTGATGAAGTGATCaaagttttgtattttatttatttgatttgattttatttattttatttattttattttatttaattcattgttttcatttcattcattttatgtatttattgtatttaatgtatttaatttatctTATTCATGTTCTtcatttggttttattttatttatgtatttatattgtcaTTCACTCTGATTGGTATCTcattgcttttatttatttaactttgcAGAAATCTTGCCTTTAGGTATAAACCTAATTATAATCTATTCTTGTGTCTTtagatgttatttatttatattttatttattgaagcaTTCCAAACTAATTCAAAGTCTCTCTAATACActttcttctgaaatgtttaggCCCAACACAGAGATGTATGTGTCCCTGAACGCAGCTCCAACCATTCGAGAAAACAACGGAAAACTCAACCAACCTCCTTATGTTGGTCTCCCTCCGCCACTgaggtgcacacgcacacacacatgcacgcacacacacacacacacacacattggtgtTCTTGTCAGTGCAATAAAGCCTATGATGTAATCAACTTACCTGAATCTGTCAACAcctattttaatataaaataaatatatattatatgcatttTTTACAAATGGAAATATGAAGCAGCCGGCTAACTTAGCTGAGCATAAAGACTGCAAACAGGGGgtagctgaccccccccccccccccccccagggcccGGGTGGGTTGCTCTCACCACTTCCAGCTCTCGGTGATGGACCTGGACGGCGACCGGGTCACGTGTCGCTTTGCGCAGGCCGACAAGGGGGAGTGTGTCAACTGCCCCCAGCACGCCTTCATCGAGCTGAATGAGGCGAGTCTCCCCGTTAAACAGCACACATAACGCATCATCATCActgccatcatcatcatcactccagcAGAAGTGTAGACATACTTCCATGTAGAAAGTAAAAGTCCTCAAAGTCCGGTAAAACGAGCGCTCGGGAACACTTCCTCGttcgtccacagggggcagcagaaatcCACCCAAAATGAAAAAATTCCTCTCGGTAACTTTCAAATAAAAGTATCGATCACTGCGCTGCTAAATACAAGTATGAgaaacatcttcttttaatgtatatatatatatataatataaaacattaaattaTTGCACTTCTTATTGCCGATGCACAAACTTGTAAACAGCAACTTTAGTAGTTGGTTGAGACTTTATAATGTTGGACACTTTAGTGTCAAAAAATCCTCATGTGCAgagggtgatgatgatgatgatcatcaTCATTCTGACCATTGGGGCCAGTTTATTTAATTATGACTCTTTTACGAGACAGAATGGATGTTAAatgcttttatatatatatatatatatatgtgtatatacatacatatatctagatatatactgtataatatttATTGATTCAGCTACTTTATTGAGATAAGAATTCAAAGGCATTTTGGATAAAGGACTTCTTAAATACATTTCCAGgactctatagcgccccctggAGCTTTATATATCTCACACGTCCATCTTCTGCGTCCCTAACGGTTCTCAAACAGACATCCGTCTGCACACTGATGCCTTCGGTTGTTTCTTATACATCTTCTCAACTCTTTCTCCAGGAGAAGTGCTTGTTGTCCTTCACCGGCGCCGCGGCAGCGGGACAGTATTTCATCTACCTGATGGCGGAGGACCGGATCCCCGCCCCCCCGAGCAGCCAGGCCACGGACAGCGGCCCCCTCAGCGCCGTCCCCGTGCACCTCTCTGTCACCGGTGAGTCGGTCGGGGTATGACGCTCGTTGTCCTCGACAACGCCGACACAATAGAATGAGGATGGTCAAGGAATATTTCGATGTCCTTCCCTTCAGTGGAGTCGTCGACCGGCAGCTGCCTCGACGAGCCCGTGGTGTCGGGCAAGACCCCCGAGCAGGACGCCACGCTGTATGTACTGCCGTACGAGGAGGTTCAGTTCGACACCGACTTCGAGTCGCAGGTGGAGAAGTGAGTCCTTGTTACCTTTGTGTATACATCGCAACTTTATTGTCTTTAAGCAACACGGGGACAAACAAAACGAGCCGTCCCGTGCTACCAACGTGAGAGACGGCGTCCGGAGACTCGGCACGAAGTCAAACGGGATCCGCCAGAGTTGCCCCGAGTCGGCCGAGTTAAAACCATggcgtgtgtttgtgagtgaaactgaaggtctctctctctctccctttatgtctctgtctctctctctccctttatgtctctgtctctctctctctctctctccctttatgtctctgtctctctctctctccctttatgtctctgtctctctctctctccctttatgtctctgtctctctctctctccctttatgtctctgtctctctctctccctttatgtctctgtctctctctccctttatgtctctgtctctctctctccctttatgagcatctctctctctctccctttatgagcatctctctctctctccctttatgagcatctctctctccctttatgagcatctctctctctctccctttatgagcatctctctctctccctttatgagcatctctctctctctccctttatgagcatctctctctctccctttatgagcatctctctctctccctttatgagcatctctctctctctccctttatgtctctctctctctctctctctctctccctttatgagcatctctctctccctttatgagcatctctctctctccctttatgagcatctctctctctccctttatgagcatctctctctctctctccctttatgagcatctctctctctctctctctctctctttctccccctctccccccctccctctctctctctctctctcgccagtGTTTTGGAGGTGGGGGTGGTCGGCCCCCCCGGACTCTTCAGGGTTGGTTTTAAATCCATCAGCTACCTGGCGACCATGACGATAGCCTGGGTCCGCTCCGAGAACCAGCTGCCCCGGCTGCTGCCCGTCTGCTTCGCCGCGAACAGCAAGAGGTGAGCGCCGACCGGAGGCCGGAGAACCGGATCAAACCGGTTCCACA
Coding sequences within it:
- the LOC130192463 gene encoding uncharacterized protein LOC130192463 isoform X1, which codes for MHREGGGAIGKEAGPEAGGEEVEFVMSDEETWASLLYEMEYSFIFFDALFEPYCLRFPRDSDSLCDGASAMRNTFLLRVLTLALVLGAPACEASSLGLTVHVVPLEADGGNTVHAHFSAIAAGACPSLSGLCGAGEDCLVHQTSDPFVGTKPGSGWCVRQWQKTVPSDYNDTISLGPNTEMYVSLNAAPTIRENNGKLNQPPYVGLPPPLRARVGCSHHFQLSVMDLDGDRVTCRFAQADKGECVNCPQHAFIELNEEKCLLSFTGAAAAGQYFIYLMAEDRIPAPPSSQATDSGPLSAVPVHLSVTVESSTGSCLDEPVVSGKTPEQDATLYVLPYEEVQFDTDFESQVENVLEVGVVGPPGLFRVGFKSISYLATMTIAWVRSENQLPRLLPVCFAANSKSLQSGLRCVWLYQRETKDLPVGTVLTCDKTQMTLVLPVATLSAIDLSELQLNSPTCPVSYNSTHLTASIPLDGCGTIIVHSGSELVYTNTLHSVHPFTKVSRRPSMELPLACRFPAIKVGGPHVNISMPSEQETFGNFRIWVEVHKPGEGPMGNHTRVPTFRPLRMAQRRLRREAESVSSNAVGSRYSYLDLQVMSNCSIGRAKMIVRNCIESETADFAISSPILDQGCSASNTTLEVTTTRNNSKVYRLDLSNIKAQGLTMFVECTVNLCIATMPSQTCPDLCSGAAGNRNVVNSVFTNSYKVHSGPVSLVVTPTVATTTTAPPTTGNSTAAATSAAAAAASAAAAAASAAAANAAAAAAATFNCTSSHAPERVAASSTAAVISTFIVISLQNFPH